The stretch of DNA AATTCTATATTTGAGAAGATGTTGAGGTAGAAGAAAAATTCGGCAACATCTTTAAAGATGtttctttcataataaataacagTTAATCCTATTTAGAATGCACTAAGGAAAATTTTCTAAGCACGATTAGCGCAGGTATACAAGTTGGGATTTTTCAACTCTAGCATATTCGAGGACACGACTGAACCTGAGGATTCATCGATCAGTAGGATTACAAACTAACCATCCACGATGAATAGAAAATGAATGTGGTTAGCCGACATTCGAATTAGGAATAGAATAGATACTTTATTCGTAggattgtaaataattttattgtttcgtTAACAAACGCAGTGCTCTTGCAccgtatttatacatttaaatattattatatcctttGGCTTAGATATGTGGCTTACATAAATTCCTATTATCAGCTTATTTGCATCTAGGACATTGAATGAGAGATATGTTAATTGTAGGTACAGAATGTCTCCGAAGTTTTGAATAATCAACAAATAAGATGCTTtaaagatgatatatatatatatatataaaaaaaaaaaaaaaaaatttttttaagcgttcataaaaaatgtaaaacttTGTAATCTTTCTTTCAAAGTATGCGTTCAAAGTTAAACTTAGCCAAAATAATTATCCGTTATGAAAGGAAGtataatttcttatcttttaattaGAGCGATCTCGCGCTAgagaattaataatacgttCATAAACAAATATGATAAGAGGCAATGTTAATTTTGTGATGCGAAACGTTCTCAATGCTGTTTACATTTTGTGtcctattaaaaattaaattatctaggattcaagaatattatttcctCAATCGAcctaaaaattttgattaagaTTCTTGCGGTAAATTTCAATTagattataattttgaaataacagCGATACACCGATGATAAAatcttatgattattttcagGCAATTCGTATATATCTCGTTTGATGAGATTCTCAATGAATCAAATGACATTTCTGTTAAATGTATAAAACGgtatttgataaaattgtGCGTCTAATCCTACAAGTGAATTATCCCTACtgttcgattattattaatatttataagcgAAAGGAATTGTGTatgttgatttaatttttttaaacgactACGACAAATTCGTAAGAATTCGTCCCCCGAAATCTTCCTCGTTTATTTTCGTTGCGCGTAcggaaaggaagaggaagatgacgatgaagaaaaatacgaagaaTCAAGACAGAAAAACGTTTGACCTTGCagctgattaaaaaaaatggtaAGGAAAACGACGATCCTTCGATGAACGATCTTCAAAAATTGATCGGCGGTAAGCGAAATTGCGAGATCTAAAGCGTTCATTCTTGTTTGACGTCGTCCAGAATGGACGAAGATGCTCGCATCTTGTAAAGTTGTATTTTCTAAAAACCGCGATTGATCCTCACATAGATTGCTTCACAGCATCCTGacaaaaaggaacgaaaggaGCATCATCGCGGTCATCATTGCGACATTAAAGGTCGACGAACCGCTAGTCAAGTCGAGATTGTTCCAAACATCTTCTGGAACATCGACATAGACCTTATCAACGCCGATCGTTGTTATCAACTCGGAGAGTTTCTTCGTGTCGACTTGATCGCCGTGGCTAGACCAGATGGTTAAAGTTACATTGCCAAAGCTCGAGCTTCGATTTAGCAACGTTTTCATGGCGCTAATGTCGTTAGCAACGAGACCTGCTCTCACTGGATAAGTTATCGACTGAGAGACCTTATTCTCCGTTAAGGTTTCTATCATCTTCTGGATCTGTTCTGTCGTGTAATGGCCTTCGGTTATGTTGAACTCTGACCCATAtctgaaaggagaaaagaaaagataacaaaaatgttttttctgtGAATCTTTAGAAGGCGTTCCTCTTattgaaatcaattttttactttagtaAAAATCTTTTGTCGAGTGACACCATTTGTGGGTCTCAACCTGTAAACCTTTATTCGTTACGTTCATTTctttacgttttctttttacgcAAATTCTAAAGACAGTAATATTTATCGTCACGAAGTAATctcttgattattattattttcactctctccttttttttttttttagattaatgttaatatctttttatatcttttttttttctttttgttttattcatattcttatatattacgCTGGTGAATGAGAATAAAGGTAAAGGTGAAGGTGAACGTAAACTCATTTACGCTTATGTAGCTCAagcgtatatgtatttacttttttatcgttctttttgaacaaatttttttgtctctctttgtttctctttctctttctattgcTTTATCGCAGCATCACATTCCGCGGAAGGTGtggagcaaagaaaaaaaaaaaaaaaaaaaaaaaagaagaaaaaaatatcaagtaGTACtcgttatactttttttctataattttataattaataatcaccGTGTCAAAAGTAACGTAAATATACTAAACAGGTTTAGACAAGGAAAATGAATTAACTCGCTCGAGCAACATATTTTTGGATTTACCTGGTCGTCCAACCAATAGATAGGATACTTTCTGGAAAAACTTCCATTGCACCGGTCAGGAAGGATTTGGAATCGAGTGGAATAGTTTTGGCGTCAACCGGTCCAGGTAGAATGTCGGCATTTAAGAACAAAGGATTGGTGAACTGAaagacaataaaagaaaattattattaataagctGTGTCCTTTGTTCTCACGAGTTCTTCGCAACAAATCTCtgcatattttataaagtGTGTCGTTTGTAATCTACATaggtataggtatatataaagaggcataaaaaaaaataagcaagTCACGGGATCGATACTACCAGCTATACGAaacatttttcgttttaatagtaatagaacgtgtatatgtatatacattttgtcAACTTGGAAAACTTtagattaatctttttatagaaattgtcAACATTTCTCTGTTCTTGTTTCAatcgtatcatttttattttatcaaattattttatagatacataccttttttcgtttttcggcaagTATAGGTTTGCTGCGTTCGAAGGCATCGAGTGTCTTGAAATCAAGTTTTACGCCCTTGGTACTATTAAGAGCACTCGAGAGAAACTCTTCAAGAGAGAGATCGCTCTCTGTATCCGGTGGATGAGCCATTATCGGTATGTTCGTATTATTGCTAATGGAATTGTTCAGGTTGCCTATCACGACGTCGGCTTCGAGCATCATGATGTCGTCTTTAAAAAAGCAACTACGTTTAGTGTATATTCGCGAAACACATATAAACTATGAGACTTGTAAATacttagagagaaaaagagagacgtatatatagagatagagacggAAGCAGAAGCAAGAGGGAAACGGAAAACGCGCACACGTGCAACGAATATCGATCATGCCTAAAGAGGCTGCGAGTCGACACGACGTTCgcgactttctctctccttctctctatctctctatctctctttctctctctctccctctctctctctctctctctctctctctctctctctctcttcgcatTGTTAAACGAGACTTTTAAGTCGTCCTTAGGAGAGAcgaagcaagagaaagagaagggaaacgCCCTAACCCTTTTTGTTCCCCTCCATATCTTCGAGCTTCCATTGTCTACTTTAGAATTACTTTCTCGTGGTATATAAGTTTCAAGGTCAAATATTTCCATGCCTTCGATCAAGGCTTTTATCCAATGTTCTCCGTACCGTTTCGTTCGTCCaatattttaactttttcgTACTGaacagtgtatatatatatatattatatatatgtactcatGTGGAGTGGACACTTTAATAAGaagagcatatatatatatatatatacgttgtcGAAAAATTGAGGGTCAGATACTAATAAACGTATCGAATATCATAAGCGCTCTGTACGTCAGCGTTGAGTTGTCATTAATCCATTCCATCCATTGCGAACATATCATTTCACAAGTATCCCCGAGAGAtaagagataataattaaatacaaatagattaattattaaaaaatttattccattcatgatatttcgaaaagattttacgattaaacGATTAAACGATTCTTGACAAtatcgaaatgaattttttggAATTCTTTCGAcgtgatattttataaaggaATCAAGAGATTTGAGTATCgctgagaaaagaaaaaattggtaTTCACTCGAAGCTCACTCTAAAAgtttttttatagttttctttttctctctctctcactctctctctttctctctcatcacCGTCATTACCATCATGTCATCTTTCGTatacgaagagagaaatgaatacCGTGACGCGAATGCATTAATAGTCGAGTTTATAAGTTAACAAGGATACAAAAAGTGGATTATGGTAAACAAAGATTTACCATCATACCTCATGGTAATTACTTCGAGTTCAAATAGCCCGTACGCTGATAGGCATATCGACAAGCCAATAAATCGATTCTCTATCGTCGTCTTTGATAGCCGTCCttcaaaaacttttttttaaagccGCACGGAAGTAAaaggaacgataaaaaaggaaaatgatcgTCGTCATACGGTATTCCATTTTTATCTCATTGGAATGATATTTTCGCGAGTCGATTAAAATATGACATTCTctacaatgaaaatgaactcACCTGTGTTCAGTGCCTTAGACAAGTTAGCTTGGCTATTGACGGCATGAGCCCAGACGATCTTTGTCAGATTACCTTCGATCGCCGGGAAGAAGGTCTTCGGGTCCGGTGCGATTCCACACATGGCGTATTctgtaaaaggaagaaaagaatttcgcTTTTATCTTCCGCATCGTTCTCGCTTATCTATCTGTGTGCGTGAACATCTTCGATCTTAACTGGTAGTCGTATTTTGACCTCACTCGCGCGAGACTTGACCTTCCGCATTAGTATTCTCGAGACCCCTCGACCTTTGACCCAATATTCGACAGAGTCGCTCCATAATTGAACAGACCGAGAATTCCTCGCGGCACGAAGCTCGGAAGGACTTGGGGTGGAGAAGAGAATCTCGTAACTCGACTACCACCACATCGAGAGAACCTTCTCATTGTGTCCGAGAACTCGATCGATAATCACGCTTGTTCGTTACCATCCTTATCAACTCGTTACTctcttcaattatttttctctcttttttttccccttccccttcctttttactttttctatatcttatACTCCACATAGGGGAATGATATCGATGTCACTTTATATGATTGcgattaaatcattttttttttttcgtattctgATTCGATATTAGGATGGAAAATCATTTGTAATGAATATTTACGCGACAACgggaataattctttttctaagcATCCCTTAAAAGGTTtagttttaatgaaataacgtCAAGCTTTTGACACTAGAACTTGAACTTGATTTGCGTATAAACGTTAACGAAGTATCAGAAAAGCCTAGGTTTTTGAGGCTTTTGACCTGCTTTTCATTTgcattatgtatgtatgtatctacatatttaCATCGCTGGTTCGCTTTGTATGATCTTTCAGTATTGTTTCTCAGAAGAGTATATTACCTACGACTCGGGATGTTCTCGagaatagtaattattataattctcgtTCCAGTTCCCGATTGCATGGacgaaagtaatttttttttaccgaaCTTTCCGACCGCGTaatgatttctctcttttcttttttattttttttctttttttttttttgcttttcgcGAGGAAGACTTCACTTTGCATTTAAACTcctgaatttttatttgatgtaaaaaaaaaaaaaaaaagagaaaaaaaaataagaggaagagaagagagaaaggtcaTGAATTAAATATCTTCAGAGTAACACAAGACGGAGCTTTTGAGTGACATTAGGATATGAAAAATCTAACGAGTTTCAAAAGTAACACTTGTGAAATCGGTCAACTAATCCgtattatatcgtaataaaaataatgaatattcaaaacaacaaaaagtactgcttttcttttttttttatctttatattattatatatccttTAAAATATCGCAAGGAAAAAAGTGACGATCAAAATTTTGGATTCAATAAGGAACACGTTAAACTCaaatagaaggaaaatcaTTTTCAGAAATTTATCAGTGAAATCAGATGACACGCTATTTtcctatcgatcgatttaccATGCATAGAATAAAATCCCAAGAGATTCTAGAATCTACCCCAAGAAATTCAACCCCTTCTATCTACCCCTTTGGCACCCTTTAAGTAACGATTACCGATATTCAACATTCGTCGATATCGGATGCACGTTCTATCGTATCGGCTCAGCGTCACAAATTTCAGTCAGCTGTAGTTTCTCGACCTAGTCTCTTCAGCACACCCAAACCCCAGCTCCGAACTACTCTCTCAACTTTATCCCATACAAGCAAAGAAGAATTTTCCAAAGTAGAGTTGACTTCTTTGTATTGGAAGATCGCGTAAAACGTCAGGATTGTTCAAAGCGTATATCATATATCGTCTAAAAGGCTTTACGAttgttcttatatttttaataatgatagtgcACGTAACGtttcaatgataaaataaaataatcatcgtATTTAATATGTCACGGGAAAAAAGTCAAGCAAgcatttcattgaaatttcgtgtaatttcaatgaaaatactCGGATGTAATACCAGGATTTTTAACTAGACTCTTTTTTTTCGGTTATACCGAAGGATCTTCATCCCTGGAATAGTAACCATTCATATTCCCTTTTTCCCCTGAGAATAGATCGGTACGAAACACGTTCCCGCCACAATGGCCACGAGTGACCCGTTTCCGGTCCAGCGGTCACGCACAGTGTTCTCTCTGTGAACGACGACCGGTCTCTCTCGCGATGGAAAacgtgagagaaagaaggggagagagagaccggTCTCTCCATGGCTTTTTTCCTATCGTGCGATTTCTAGTGCTGTTCGCCACTCTGGGATCCGTGCGAACCTTTCCAAGACATTGCGTTGAGAGactataaaaagagagatagatatagaaagagaagttaGTTCGTTCTAATTACTAAAACAATCGGTAGTTTGTCACAAAGAGAAATCGAGTTCAAATAAAATCGAGTACCAGTAAAACTCGCattctatttgaaaaataatgatcttaaaaaagtatttggcatggcattatttttttcttttctctcaaaCAACTCGAAGAATCCGACAAGTAAATTAGaacgaataatttcaaatgaatcTTCCTCTTGATCCTAGAGTTCGGTGAAAGCGATTCTCTTGCGTCATTATTTCTACTCAATGATAGCACCGGTTAGGAATTAGCAATGCCGGCGAAATACGCTTTTCCAATTCGTACTGTCCAAAGTACAGTTCGCTTTCATAGTACTTTCAATGGGAACAGAAGTACCAGGGAAATCGGTTCGCGTTAATTCGAAATGCATCTTACATTACAAGATGCTCTCATTCCTTCGACTCCTTGTTTACTCTAACTTTCGAGCCGATGGATAAGCCAATTATAGTAGAAGGTCTTTTAAAAtgcttctcctttcttttgtaCGCTTCCTCGTTGTTCTTGCTGATAAGGGATTTCTTTGATCATGAAAAGTTCTCTTAACTTTGTGTACTCAACGATTTATATCTAATCAACAGATTTATATCTATCCAATAGTTAATCTTCTctcttaatataataattatatctccTCTCTTAAACTTTCTGTTTTTCAATTACGATCGTGTATAATACCAATTgcaaataatcatatatttctcattttctttaacttttccACGAACAATTTTATTCGACTACTTGACTTCGATCTTACTAAAGGAGCAAGGTATCGCACTCACATGAATATTCAATTTCACCGATTTACTTTCTACTCAAACGAAAGCAAGAACGATCTATCTATGCATAAGAATGTTAACCATTAACGATGATTATTGCAAGAGTATAATAAAAGTCAGACTTACGAACGTTTCACGTGGAAAATTCTTTTTGAGAAGATTCACGAAGGACTAACGAAGAACATTCTTACTCGAATAGTTTACATTTACGTTTGTTTTTGAAGAAGTGTGAAGTTGCTTATACTCGTGTTTCTTAATGCTGCaaatcgagagaaaaatagagcaAGATAGatgataaatatgtaaatcgaTTGGTGTACAACATAGCGAACGGATAATGatcgcgatatatatatatgtatgtacgtagtaTACCAACAAGGTGTCGGATTCTTCTGCGAATCATCGGCTAAACTTGTCGATGTTTGAGATATTTATGACCGATATTTCCGTCCTGTACAATGAGACGTTGCGTCATGCAATTTACATTATGTCGCAAAAACGGAAGTTGAATATTATAGACCTATAGATGATACATTAATGTTCcttgaaaattattcttaataattttttagcaATTTTACGAGACAATGTCCTTCTATTCTTAAATATACGACGTCGCCTAGTTAGTTCCTAATTATTGAtcgtatacattttatttattttatttcgaaatatgtATAGATCGTGAGAATTTTTCGACAGGTTCTTTTCTCTGTAATAATTTAACCTTATTCATGGGGCATCAATCTCTGTTTGAACTTGACAAGCGTAAGGAGAATGAAGAGCATAATAATCTTTGTAAAGAGAATGGtcagagaaagaatataaaacagTCGCTACTAAACAAGGCCCATGAATTCTAATgcttcaaagaaaataatgaatttctgTCACGCAAGGACGCTACCGACTGATACATCATTCGAGTTTGACACAACCGTTGGAAATATTCGTCGTTCGAAAGGATAGCTTTTCAAACGGATATAAGTTACGATCTCGgatagatttaatattcgtttaaaaatttcattttgtacCGCAGATGAAGGTATGACATCGATATCGACTTTCAACGTCTCGAATCGGAACATAATGCGATATAAATCGCGCAATCGTAATGTAAACGTGACTTTCTTGTTGCGAGATTGCCAAACTATAcatacagtaataacaatttgtCACTCATCGCTTTCTTCCCTTGGAGAATTAAACGCCGAAGAAATGAAGTTAGTAAcgctaatatatattttcataagtTGCAAGTAATTGTCTCGggagtattaattaatacgtaaACAAGGACGTAGGACGTTCCAAATGtttgatataattgaaaaaagttgtaaagaaaacagaaaaaaaaaaaaagaaaaatataagaaaaatattccatCGTATTTTAGcgaaacgatattatatttttatgtttcgtttgtttttattgttgttattattgttgttgttgttgttgttgttaatctTCTCGTTAAAAATAGCACACGaacattttgtaaaaatgattCCCCAATGAATATCACGGTACATCGAGCGATGACTCAATTTATCGGTGGCGAAATAAGAGTAAATCACTGTGGACTCGTACGCAAACTCCTTTCGTTggatttacgataaaaaaaaaaaaaaaggacaaacaaATGAAACAGATATTGCACCGCGTAATGTATAATAAGCCGAGTTCTTGCGTCACACGTTTTATGGATAATTTGATTGGAAGTGTTAACAAACCGTACGAAATTATCCACAGAATTGGTATGTACCTTCTCCGTTTGAATTCCATTTCGTCGATTATTCGTATCGCCCTTTTCCGGAccataacgaaataatatgaaaCGAACATTTTCGCAGATGGATACGtatgtaaaacaaaaaaaaaaaaaaaacaaaaaaagagatcgtATCTCGTTTCGTTCATTCTTA from Vespa crabro chromosome 11, iyVesCrab1.2, whole genome shotgun sequence encodes:
- the LOC124428255 gene encoding protein FAM151B isoform X2 codes for the protein MCGIAPDPKTFFPAIEGNLTKIVWAHAVNSQANLSKALNTDDIMMLEADVVIGNLNNSISNNTNIPIMAHPPDTESDLSLEEFLSSALNSTKGVKLDFKTLDAFERSKPILAEKRKKFTNPLFLNADILPGPVDAKTIPLDSKSFLTGAMEVFPESILSIGWTTRYGSEFNITEGHYTTEQIQKMIETLTENKVSQSITYPVRAGLVANDISAMKTLLNRSSSFGNVTLTIWSSHGDQVDTKKLSELITTIGVDKVYVDVPEDVWNNLDLTSGSSTFNVAMMTAMMLLSFLFVRML
- the LOC124428255 gene encoding protein FAM151B isoform X1 — its product is MDCTTLSKILSFLALIQYAMCGIAPDPKTFFPAIEGNLTKIVWAHAVNSQANLSKALNTDDIMMLEADVVIGNLNNSISNNTNIPIMAHPPDTESDLSLEEFLSSALNSTKGVKLDFKTLDAFERSKPILAEKRKKFTNPLFLNADILPGPVDAKTIPLDSKSFLTGAMEVFPESILSIGWTTRYGSEFNITEGHYTTEQIQKMIETLTENKVSQSITYPVRAGLVANDISAMKTLLNRSSSFGNVTLTIWSSHGDQVDTKKLSELITTIGVDKVYVDVPEDVWNNLDLTSGSSTFNVAMMTAMMLLSFLFVRML